One segment of Saprospiraceae bacterium DNA contains the following:
- a CDS encoding Omp28-related outer membrane protein, which produces MLKKLLFFVVAFAFALPIVAQHQRRVLIEEFTNASCGPCAAQNPAFNATVKANEQYLTPIKYQTSWPGFDPMNQQTQPEVLPRVQYYGVTGVPNGRQNGILEIFPMTSYNAATIQAAYNTLTPVTIELSHEINATYDTIHITVAVKSDEELTGNLRLRVAVLEEEILFETAPGSNGEKDFFQIMRKMLPNSAGTETGAFEAEEVKEYSFSWALRNIYDLNQLCVAAWLQNDATKEVYQSERTFPKGDIPGLGIKIPSASGFACESGVSPSFTMTNTSTEPLTSAEMRWRVGTGAWNNYSWTGDLGPGESEVITLTEVTITQSGLVNVSVEPLASNNGIQTNMVNPVSTLQIRALLGAPSSTPFEQGFQMVAFPPAGWSSESVTVGTATHGWKLFTGGGASSTRSARCNFFDYATGLATLTTPKLDLSQADGVTTLTFDHAYAYYSSTFFDSLRVQISNDCGATWQTLFHDGKDGLSTAPPQTGAFTPTASQWANNSFDISQFNGSDQVLIRFVGETGYGNHLYIDNVNVTALVSVKELALNTFSIRPNPTRDATQVFFGLEKPESIQLSVFNAQGTLMQTKHLGDLPSGEHTVRLDANNLPAGSYRVVLQGKEGVATALWMIVK; this is translated from the coding sequence ATGTTGAAAAAACTACTTTTTTTCGTCGTTGCGTTTGCTTTTGCACTGCCTATCGTCGCGCAACATCAACGCCGAGTGCTCATTGAAGAATTCACCAACGCTTCTTGTGGGCCTTGCGCCGCTCAAAACCCTGCCTTTAACGCCACCGTCAAAGCCAATGAGCAGTATCTCACGCCCATCAAATATCAGACGAGCTGGCCCGGTTTCGACCCGATGAACCAGCAAACTCAACCTGAAGTGTTGCCTCGCGTACAATACTATGGTGTGACAGGCGTGCCCAACGGACGGCAAAACGGCATCTTGGAGATATTTCCCATGACCTCCTACAATGCCGCCACCATTCAGGCCGCATACAACACCCTCACACCAGTCACGATTGAGTTGAGCCACGAAATCAACGCTACCTACGACACTATCCACATCACGGTCGCCGTGAAATCCGATGAAGAGTTGACAGGCAACCTGCGGCTGCGCGTGGCGGTGCTAGAAGAAGAGATTCTTTTTGAAACAGCACCCGGCTCCAACGGAGAAAAAGATTTCTTCCAAATCATGCGCAAGATGTTGCCCAACTCGGCTGGCACCGAAACGGGTGCCTTTGAGGCCGAAGAAGTGAAAGAATACTCGTTCTCTTGGGCTTTGAGAAACATCTACGACCTGAACCAACTGTGCGTGGCTGCATGGCTGCAAAATGATGCCACCAAGGAAGTGTATCAGTCCGAGCGCACTTTCCCCAAAGGCGACATCCCCGGTTTGGGCATCAAGATTCCTTCCGCCAGCGGCTTCGCTTGCGAGTCGGGTGTCTCGCCTTCTTTCACCATGACCAACACCAGCACGGAGCCGCTCACTTCGGCTGAGATGCGCTGGCGTGTGGGCACCGGCGCTTGGAACAACTATTCTTGGACGGGCGACCTCGGCCCCGGCGAGTCGGAGGTCATCACACTTACCGAAGTGACTATCACTCAATCTGGCCTTGTCAACGTCTCGGTGGAGCCGCTTGCGTCCAACAACGGCATCCAGACGAACATGGTGAACCCCGTCTCTACCCTCCAAATCAGGGCGCTCTTGGGCGCTCCTTCTTCCACGCCGTTTGAGCAAGGTTTCCAAATGGTGGCATTCCCTCCGGCTGGTTGGTCGTCGGAAAGTGTCACAGTGGGCACTGCCACCCATGGCTGGAAATTGTTTACGGGCGGTGGTGCCAGCAGCACTCGCTCGGCACGTTGCAACTTCTTTGACTATGCAACAGGCCTTGCCACGCTCACAACCCCCAAATTGGACCTGAGCCAAGCAGACGGCGTGACCACACTCACTTTTGACCACGCTTACGCATACTACAGCAGCACATTTTTCGACAGCTTGCGCGTGCAGATTTCAAACGACTGCGGTGCCACTTGGCAGACGCTTTTCCACGACGGCAAAGACGGCTTGTCCACAGCGCCTCCCCAGACGGGCGCCTTCACCCCAACTGCCAGCCAGTGGGCGAACAACTCTTTTGACATCAGCCAATTCAATGGTAGCGACCAAGTGTTGATTCGTTTTGTCGGCGAGACCGGATATGGCAACCACCTTTATATTGACAATGTGAACGTGACCGCACTCGTCAGCGTCAAAGAGCTGGCGCTCAACACGTTCAGCATCCGTCCCAATCCCACTCGCGACGCTACACAGGTTTTCTTTGGTCTCGAAAAACCCGAGAGCATCCAACTTTCCGTGTTCAATGCTCAAGGCACCTTGATGCAAACAAAGCATCTGGGCGACTTGCCTTCGGGTGAGCACACCGTGCGCCTCGATGCCAACAATCTGCCTGCCGGGAGCTATCGCGTGGTGCTGCAAGGCAAGGAAGGAGTGGCAACCGCCCTTTGGATGATTGTCAAATGA
- a CDS encoding Smr/MutS family protein, whose translation MTFEPKDVFRKLEFDKILDLLEREALTPMAAEALRQTFPKTNFSEIDLALRETREFKLALEKNDRFPLESFPDIRPDLKMLEIEGYTLQAESFQGILRILQLMRDVFKFFSAGPKKEIYPKLYDITRPLSFDEGLIKSIHAVFDEKGEIRPDASPELMRIRREMQQKVRELDARFRQIIQECRAKGWLSDSPESFRNGRRVLSVPSEHKRKIRGIIHDESDTGRTAFIEPEAVIEINNDLFDLEHDERREVFRILRDLSETIRPYSPMIRGYLETLVRFDEIQAKAKLGLSLRAGMPVLKEKPIIAIRKGYHPLLFLKNKPLGRKTVPFDLRLNPENHILILSGPNAGGKSVAMKSVGLLQLMVQSGLLVPVHELSEFGIFKQIFADIGDQQSLDDDLSTYSSRLQNARVFLEKANPHTLVLIDEMGSGTDPKPGGAIAEAILRQLHRKGVYAVITTHYSNLKVFAFRNPGILNGNMHFDKDTLSPTYELKVGRPGSSYAFEIAEKSGLPRDIIGYARNRTGSETAVDDILIELQREKQELEEKLQSVTEKEQSLERLVKTYDSMHHDLEVKRKQLKLNQKEHELRVSANINREVDKLIKQLKEEKNLERALEVSAKLRQERSDKARQVDEVNAEVIRLEEKAVPSASSKPLAVGDFVRLRAGGAIGRVEEIKGQKASLAMGGIRVTAHLRDLLPAAEPIQQTAHITATDLQQSAAFDAKIDLRGMSKEEALQVLERFVDNALLANASNLRILHGKGDGVLRKVVRQKLREYGGNISNIYHPQQEGGGEGVTIVELA comes from the coding sequence ATGACTTTTGAACCGAAAGACGTTTTTCGTAAACTCGAGTTTGATAAAATCCTTGATTTGCTTGAAAGGGAGGCACTTACGCCCATGGCGGCGGAAGCGTTGCGACAGACTTTTCCAAAGACAAATTTTTCGGAAATAGACCTTGCCTTGCGCGAGACGCGCGAGTTCAAACTTGCCTTGGAAAAAAACGACCGATTCCCGTTGGAGTCGTTTCCCGATATCCGACCGGATTTGAAGATGCTCGAAATTGAAGGCTATACGTTGCAGGCAGAGTCGTTTCAGGGCATTTTGCGCATCTTGCAACTGATGCGCGACGTGTTCAAGTTTTTCTCCGCTGGGCCTAAAAAAGAGATTTATCCAAAACTTTACGACATCACCCGACCGCTTTCGTTCGATGAGGGCTTGATAAAATCTATCCATGCGGTATTCGACGAGAAGGGAGAGATTCGCCCCGATGCCTCGCCCGAGCTCATGCGTATTCGCCGCGAGATGCAGCAAAAAGTGAGGGAGTTGGATGCCCGTTTTCGTCAGATTATCCAAGAATGTCGTGCCAAAGGTTGGCTGTCCGACTCGCCCGAATCTTTCCGCAATGGTCGCCGCGTGCTCTCCGTGCCCAGCGAGCACAAGCGCAAAATCAGGGGCATCATCCACGACGAGTCCGACACGGGGCGCACGGCGTTCATCGAGCCGGAGGCCGTCATCGAAATCAACAACGACCTCTTCGACCTCGAGCACGACGAGCGCCGGGAGGTATTCCGCATCCTGCGTGACCTGAGCGAGACGATTCGCCCTTACAGCCCGATGATTCGGGGTTATCTGGAGACGCTGGTGCGGTTCGACGAAATACAGGCCAAAGCCAAGCTCGGCCTTTCCCTTCGCGCAGGGATGCCTGTTTTGAAAGAAAAACCAATCATCGCCATTCGGAAAGGCTATCACCCTTTGTTGTTTCTCAAAAACAAACCTTTGGGTAGAAAGACCGTGCCTTTCGATTTGCGATTGAACCCCGAAAATCACATTCTTATCCTTTCCGGTCCTAACGCGGGCGGCAAGTCGGTGGCCATGAAATCGGTCGGGCTGTTGCAACTCATGGTGCAGAGCGGCCTTCTTGTGCCAGTGCACGAATTGAGCGAGTTTGGCATTTTCAAGCAAATATTTGCCGATATCGGCGACCAGCAAAGCCTCGATGACGACCTTTCCACCTACTCCTCGCGCCTGCAAAACGCCCGTGTTTTTCTCGAAAAAGCAAATCCTCACACATTGGTGTTGATTGATGAAATGGGCAGCGGCACCGACCCCAAACCCGGCGGCGCTATCGCGGAAGCCATCTTGCGCCAATTGCACCGCAAGGGGGTATATGCTGTCATCACCACCCACTATTCCAATTTGAAAGTGTTTGCCTTTCGCAATCCCGGCATCCTGAACGGGAACATGCACTTCGACAAAGACACCCTTTCACCGACCTATGAGTTGAAGGTGGGACGCCCCGGCAGCTCCTACGCTTTTGAGATTGCCGAAAAAAGCGGCCTGCCGCGCGACATCATCGGATACGCTCGCAACCGTACTGGCTCCGAGACCGCAGTGGACGACATCTTGATTGAGCTGCAGCGCGAGAAGCAGGAATTGGAAGAAAAGCTGCAATCAGTCACTGAGAAAGAACAATCGCTCGAACGTCTCGTCAAGACTTACGACTCCATGCACCACGATTTGGAGGTGAAACGCAAGCAGCTTAAGCTGAATCAAAAAGAACACGAGCTGCGCGTCAGTGCCAATATCAACCGCGAGGTGGACAAGCTCATCAAGCAACTAAAAGAGGAAAAAAATCTCGAACGGGCTTTGGAGGTGTCGGCCAAGCTTCGGCAAGAGCGCAGCGACAAGGCTCGTCAGGTGGATGAGGTGAATGCAGAGGTGATTCGGCTGGAAGAAAAAGCGGTGCCTTCCGCATCGAGCAAGCCCTTGGCGGTGGGCGATTTTGTGCGATTGAGGGCTGGGGGAGCCATTGGTCGCGTTGAGGAAATAAAAGGACAAAAAGCGAGCCTCGCTATGGGAGGCATTCGTGTCACGGCTCACTTGCGTGACTTGCTTCCTGCTGCCGAGCCGATACAACAAACAGCCCACATCACAGCTACGGACTTGCAGCAGTCGGCAGCTTTCGATGCAAAAATTGACCTGCGAGGCATGAGCAAAGAGGAGGCTTTGCAGGTGCTGGAAAGATTCGTGGACAACGCACTGCTGGCCAACGCCAGCAACCTGCGTATCCTGCACGGCAAAGGCGACGGCGTGCTGCGCAAGGTGGTTCGACAAAAATTGCGCGAGTATGGCGGCAACATCTCCAACATTTACCATCCGCAACAAGAGGGGGGCGGCGAAGGCGTGACCATCGTGGAATTGGCTTGA
- a CDS encoding gliding motility-associated C-terminal domain-containing protein, which yields MATFIAAATPYGAVAAQVAIADTSYFDYRDTFCSNQTLLIGNQIFDASNPSGTVFLPGAASGGNDSVIFVNLVFFQPPITILTQSLCGGDTVWVNGRAYHSKFFLGEEIVDDGAANGCDSIIRVNLSFYPNELDYEATICEGDTIFFNGKAYHAFNTSGEERISGAGAAGCDSIIRINLNVLVPPFSIIADTLCADDFLIVNGHRYDRENRAGLEILPGAGTNGCDSLVYLSLDFREGWVYLGEDREVSRGDTVCITPLFGLVPQSLEWQPAPPCQDSLCVMPCIELSSTAYYRLIATDTNGCTASDEIRIFVANEDRVYAPNVFNPDAPSPNNRFFISTDNDVAIVRRMLIADRWGGILFDKNDLIPDDPMQGWDGTWRGKTVQVGVYTYWMELERMDGTRFEKAGTISVVR from the coding sequence ATGGCAACCTTTATCGCCGCCGCGACCCCCTACGGGGCAGTCGCAGCGCAGGTCGCCATCGCAGACACCTCCTATTTCGATTATCGAGACACTTTTTGCTCCAACCAGACCTTGCTGATTGGCAACCAAATTTTCGATGCGTCCAACCCGAGCGGCACCGTTTTTTTGCCCGGAGCGGCGAGCGGCGGCAACGATAGCGTCATTTTTGTCAATTTGGTTTTTTTCCAACCCCCCATCACCATATTAACCCAAAGCCTTTGCGGTGGCGACACCGTGTGGGTGAACGGAAGGGCTTACCATTCCAAATTTTTTCTCGGGGAGGAAATCGTGGACGACGGAGCGGCCAATGGCTGCGACAGCATCATCCGGGTGAACCTGAGTTTTTACCCAAATGAACTTGACTACGAAGCAACCATCTGTGAGGGCGACACGATTTTTTTCAATGGAAAAGCATATCACGCTTTCAACACATCGGGTGAGGAGAGGATAAGCGGCGCTGGCGCAGCAGGATGCGACAGTATCATAAGAATCAATCTGAATGTCTTGGTGCCCCCGTTTAGCATTATCGCCGACACATTGTGCGCCGATGATTTTTTAATCGTCAATGGCCATCGGTACGACCGTGAGAATCGCGCTGGTCTCGAAATTTTGCCGGGTGCGGGCACTAACGGCTGCGACTCGTTGGTGTACCTCAGCCTCGACTTCCGCGAAGGCTGGGTCTATTTGGGCGAGGACAGGGAAGTATCGCGGGGCGACACAGTGTGCATCACGCCACTGTTTGGCCTTGTGCCGCAAAGCCTTGAATGGCAACCTGCCCCACCCTGCCAAGACTCGCTTTGCGTCATGCCCTGCATTGAATTGAGCAGCACTGCCTATTATCGCCTCATCGCTACCGACACCAATGGCTGCACGGCCAGCGATGAAATCCGAATTTTTGTTGCCAATGAAGACAGGGTGTATGCGCCCAACGTGTTCAACCCAGATGCGCCTTCTCCAAACAACCGTTTTTTCATAAGCACCGACAACGACGTGGCCATCGTCCGCCGAATGTTGATTGCCGACCGATGGGGTGGCATTTTGTTCGACAAAAACGACCTCATCCCTGATGACCCAATGCAGGGCTGGGACGGCACTTGGCGTGGGAAAACCGTGCAGGTAGGGGTCTACACCTATTGGATGGAGTTGGAACGCATGGACGGAACGCGGTTTGAGAAGGCTGGCACGATAAGCGTGGTTCGCTGA
- a CDS encoding tail fiber domain-containing protein produces MRSRLFFFLLALCLALPLAAQFTPQGFNYQSIVRNVNGAPLTNQTVVLLFSIRSGAPNGPVAYSEKQTISTNEFGLVNLVIGQGGTPLQGSFSTINWGGGAKFLTVALETSPNVFDELGSSELMSVPYALYAQSTATGGGGGDNWGSQTVVTGPALSGNGTAANPLSIAQQGATTGQVLKWDGTKWIPQDDIVGSGSGGGTVTQINTGAGLTGGPITTSGTISLNNTGVAPGIYGSATEIPVITVDAQGRVTDVFKTVVQPGTVGITGAAGINVQQNGSNFVITNTGDVDPTDDITNSSIADGDVSGPFSNLQIKANAVGTNEIANGAVTGAKLNNMSATNGQVLKWNGTTWAPAADAGITTVGITAGTGISVTGNSPNFTITNTGDTNPNDDITIVSIADGEITGNFTNLQIKANAVTSNKIANGAVTSAKLNDMGASNGQVLKWNGTAWIPSADAVGNTTVLPGPGISIVAAGNSYTVINNGDLDPFDDITTNSQAGGDLSGPFSNLQLKPAVVTNLELANNSVGTTNIINGSITGNKLNNMSAGVGQVLKWNGTTWAPANDNSGGDNWGTQVAQTDATLTGDGTLISPLKIAQQGATSGQILKWNGSTWFPGNETGDNWGAQTAVVATALTGNGTAGSPLNLAQQGATNGQVLKWSGSAWTPAADAGDDWGAQTVAVAPALTGNGTAGSPLNLSQQGATAGQVLHWSGSAWVPATFTGDNWGTQTVETGTSLVGDGTASNPLEIAPQGAVAGQVLKFDGTNWLPGNDAVGGTGDIYNAGTGISISGLSPNFVINNTGDLDPTNELQTLSLNGNNLSLSNGGGTVTLPAGNNYNAGTGISITGNAPNFTINNTGDTDNDPANELQTLSILGNQLTLSNGGGSVTLPDGDNYTAGVGISITGNAPNFVINNTGDDDDDPTNELQTLSLNGNILEISGSGSTVDLSTIGGGTGDPNWKLNNNNIYNTNTENVLIGTMTSTTGKLQVVNNDNGEGVYAQNSNSSAAIIGQNNGVGPGGVFTSAGGAALLTKEGNVGINVASPAFRLDVDGDARIKSSVSTPQLTVEQASADFSRVLLKNSGAGGWTLAGRGGATSLFTIDGGTGTSLGLNPAFAANGTGNVGLNGINNGPSSVKVFQRDKDAALSLENQLGRRWDFEVNALGNLVLYNDQIGAGVPAGTFNALTGLYLPSDRRLKKEIAAIPMGILNKIMQLQPVSYYYTAEQDMKKRSLGFIAQEVESLFPELVGESQGRDGQTNYLSLNYAGFGILAIKAIQEQQQQIDSLKSENEALRKQMEKFEARLQQLEQTRK; encoded by the coding sequence ATGAGAAGTCGTTTGTTCTTTTTCCTATTGGCATTGTGCCTCGCACTTCCACTTGCAGCACAATTTACCCCACAAGGTTTTAATTATCAAAGCATTGTAAGAAACGTGAACGGCGCACCGCTCACCAATCAGACAGTAGTGCTACTTTTTTCCATTCGCAGCGGCGCTCCCAATGGGCCAGTAGCCTACTCCGAAAAACAGACCATCTCGACCAATGAGTTTGGCCTTGTCAATTTGGTCATTGGGCAAGGTGGCACACCGCTCCAAGGCAGCTTTTCCACCATTAACTGGGGGGGGGGCGCCAAATTCCTCACTGTGGCGTTGGAGACCTCTCCCAACGTCTTCGACGAATTAGGCTCCTCCGAACTCATGAGCGTGCCTTATGCACTCTATGCCCAAAGCACAGCCACTGGTGGGGGCGGGGGCGACAACTGGGGCTCGCAAACAGTAGTGACTGGACCTGCCCTGAGCGGCAATGGCACTGCCGCCAACCCGCTCTCCATCGCACAACAAGGTGCCACGACGGGGCAAGTGTTGAAATGGGACGGAACAAAATGGATACCTCAAGACGACATTGTTGGCTCCGGCTCTGGCGGCGGCACCGTGACTCAAATCAACACAGGAGCGGGACTCACAGGAGGGCCTATCACAACTTCTGGCACCATTAGTCTGAACAATACAGGGGTCGCACCCGGCATTTACGGTAGCGCCACCGAAATCCCCGTTATCACGGTAGATGCCCAAGGCCGCGTGACCGATGTGTTCAAGACAGTCGTTCAGCCCGGCACAGTGGGCATCACCGGAGCAGCTGGCATCAATGTGCAGCAAAATGGCTCCAACTTTGTCATCACCAATACTGGCGACGTGGACCCGACCGACGACATAACCAATTCCAGCATCGCAGACGGCGACGTTAGCGGGCCTTTCAGCAATTTGCAAATCAAGGCAAACGCAGTGGGCACCAACGAAATAGCCAATGGAGCCGTGACGGGCGCAAAACTCAACAACATGAGCGCCACGAACGGACAAGTCCTCAAATGGAACGGCACCACTTGGGCTCCCGCAGCAGATGCTGGTATCACCACGGTCGGCATAACCGCTGGAACAGGCATCTCCGTGACTGGCAACTCGCCAAACTTCACCATCACAAACACGGGCGACACCAACCCCAATGACGACATAACCATCGTAAGCATCGCTGACGGCGAAATCACCGGCAATTTCACCAATTTGCAAATCAAAGCAAACGCGGTGACGAGCAACAAAATAGCCAATGGAGCCGTCACCAGCGCAAAACTAAACGATATGGGAGCCTCTAATGGCCAAGTGCTCAAATGGAATGGCACGGCATGGATTCCATCAGCCGATGCAGTCGGCAACACCACCGTGCTGCCGGGGCCGGGCATCTCAATCGTTGCGGCGGGCAATTCCTACACCGTCATCAACAACGGCGACCTCGACCCCTTCGACGACATTACCACCAACTCGCAGGCTGGCGGCGACCTCTCTGGCCCATTCTCCAACCTCCAACTGAAACCCGCCGTCGTCACCAACTTGGAACTGGCCAACAACTCCGTTGGCACCACCAATATCATCAACGGTTCCATCACCGGAAACAAACTCAACAACATGAGCGCAGGTGTGGGTCAAGTACTCAAATGGAACGGAACGACATGGGCGCCTGCCAATGATAACTCGGGCGGCGACAACTGGGGCACGCAGGTCGCGCAAACCGATGCCACACTCACTGGCGATGGCACACTCATTTCCCCGCTAAAGATTGCGCAGCAAGGCGCGACAAGCGGCCAAATACTGAAATGGAATGGTTCCACATGGTTTCCAGGCAATGAAACTGGCGACAATTGGGGCGCACAGACCGCCGTCGTCGCAACCGCACTCACTGGCAACGGCACCGCAGGCAGCCCATTGAATCTGGCCCAACAAGGCGCCACCAATGGCCAAGTACTAAAATGGAGCGGCTCTGCTTGGACTCCGGCAGCCGATGCTGGCGACGACTGGGGCGCTCAAACCGTGGCGGTCGCACCCGCACTCACAGGCAATGGCACCGCAGGCAGCCCGCTCAACCTCTCTCAGCAAGGAGCCACCGCTGGCCAAGTGCTGCACTGGAGCGGCTCCGCATGGGTACCCGCCACATTCACTGGCGACAATTGGGGCACTCAAACCGTGGAAACTGGCACAAGCCTTGTCGGCGATGGCACCGCCAGCAATCCGCTTGAAATAGCCCCACAAGGAGCAGTGGCCGGGCAAGTGCTAAAATTCGATGGCACCAACTGGCTTCCCGGCAACGACGCGGTGGGAGGCACAGGCGATATTTACAACGCTGGCACAGGCATCAGCATCAGCGGCTTATCGCCCAATTTTGTCATCAACAACACGGGTGATTTGGACCCAACCAATGAACTACAAACACTCAGCCTCAACGGCAACAACCTGTCGCTCTCCAACGGCGGCGGCACCGTCACCCTACCTGCCGGCAACAATTACAATGCTGGCACAGGCATCAGTATCACGGGCAACGCCCCCAACTTCACCATCAACAACACGGGCGATACCGACAACGACCCCGCCAACGAGCTGCAAACATTGAGCATCTTGGGCAATCAACTGACCCTTTCCAACGGCGGAGGCTCCGTCACGCTGCCCGATGGCGACAACTATACCGCTGGCGTAGGCATCAGCATCACCGGCAACGCTCCAAATTTCGTCATCAACAACACAGGGGACGACGACGACGACCCGACCAACGAGCTGCAAACCCTCAGCCTCAACGGCAACATACTCGAAATATCTGGCTCTGGCAGTACAGTGGACCTCAGCACAATTGGCGGCGGCACAGGCGACCCCAACTGGAAATTGAACAATAACAACATCTACAATACCAATACTGAAAACGTGCTGATTGGCACTATGACCAGCACGACCGGCAAATTGCAAGTAGTCAACAATGACAATGGCGAAGGTGTATATGCCCAAAACAGCAACAGCTCGGCAGCCATCATTGGCCAAAACAACGGCGTAGGCCCCGGAGGCGTATTCACCTCGGCAGGCGGCGCGGCATTGTTGACCAAAGAGGGCAATGTAGGCATCAATGTCGCATCGCCCGCCTTCCGCTTGGACGTGGACGGCGACGCGCGCATCAAAAGCTCGGTTTCCACACCTCAACTTACCGTAGAGCAGGCAAGCGCCGATTTCTCGCGCGTTTTGCTGAAAAACAGCGGAGCTGGAGGCTGGACTTTGGCCGGACGCGGTGGAGCCACATCTTTGTTCACCATTGATGGAGGCACTGGCACAAGCCTAGGCCTCAACCCTGCTTTTGCAGCCAACGGCACGGGCAACGTCGGGCTGAACGGCATCAACAACGGCCCATCTTCCGTCAAAGTTTTCCAGCGCGATAAAGACGCTGCCTTGTCGCTCGAAAATCAATTGGGCCGACGCTGGGATTTTGAGGTGAACGCGCTCGGCAACTTGGTACTCTACAACGACCAAATCGGCGCTGGTGTGCCCGCTGGCACTTTCAACGCCTTGACGGGGCTTTATTTGCCCTCCGACAGACGTTTGAAAAAAGAAATTGCTGCCATTCCAATGGGCATTTTGAACAAAATCATGCAGCTCCAGCCAGTCTCATACTACTACACGGCTGAGCAAGACATGAAAAAACGCTCGCTCGGATTTATTGCCCAAGAGGTGGAATCCTTGTTCCCAGAGCTCGTTGGTGAAAGTCAAGGCCGCGACGGCCAGACCAACTACCTTTCGCTCAACTACGCTGGTTTTGGCATCCTCGCTATCAAAGCCATTCAGGAACAGCAACAACAAATTGACTCATTGAAATCCGAAAACGAGGCGCTTCGCAAACAAATGGAGAAATTTGAGGCGCGATTGCAGCAATTGGAGCAAACAAGAAAATAA
- a CDS encoding T9SS type A sorting domain-containing protein → MNRYLQLALFLCLASYSASHAQDYESSIQVISASGKTGTQNGLTFSYTVGEPFITTLSGNSRKLTQGFHQPELSTSVSVNNPDMADWNIEVFPNPTTDVLTIRFSDTKDSALRATVVNLLGQVMMANQPLTQPDGSRLDCTAWQPGIYILHLQDPSTLGMTSVRFIRL, encoded by the coding sequence ATGAACCGATACCTACAGCTCGCGCTATTCCTGTGCCTTGCCTCATACAGCGCATCCCACGCACAAGATTACGAGTCATCCATCCAAGTCATCAGCGCCTCTGGCAAAACAGGCACTCAAAACGGCCTTACTTTCAGCTACACCGTCGGAGAGCCTTTCATCACCACCCTTTCGGGCAACAGTCGCAAACTAACGCAGGGATTCCACCAACCGGAACTTTCCACCTCCGTCTCCGTCAACAACCCCGACATGGCAGATTGGAATATCGAGGTGTTTCCCAACCCGACCACAGATGTGCTGACCATACGTTTTTCAGACACAAAAGACTCCGCGCTTCGTGCCACTGTCGTCAACCTACTCGGACAGGTCATGATGGCCAACCAACCCTTGACCCAACCCGACGGCTCTCGACTTGATTGCACGGCTTGGCAGCCGGGCATCTACATCTTGCATCTTCAGGACCCTTCCACCCTCGGAATGACATCCGTGCGATTCATAAGGCTTTGA
- a CDS encoding DUF2795 domain-containing protein, translated as MYWTLELASYLEEAPWPATKDELIDYAIRSGAPSEVIDNLDELEDDGEMYEGIEDIWPDYPRHDDFFFNEDEY; from the coding sequence ATGTATTGGACACTTGAACTGGCCTCGTATCTCGAAGAAGCTCCTTGGCCGGCTACCAAAGACGAACTCATTGACTACGCCATTCGCTCTGGCGCACCGAGCGAAGTGATTGATAACTTGGATGAATTGGAAGACGACGGCGAGATGTATGAAGGCATTGAAGACATCTGGCCCGACTACCCACGCCACGACGACTTCTTTTTCAACGAGGATGAGTATTGA